The window TAATGGTGGATTGCTTACCGGGGCGGCATTGGTCCAAGCGCCAGAATTATTTAAGGCAGTCTATGTTGGTGTCCCTTTACTTGATATGCTCAGATACCATAAATACAGTTATGCAAATATTTGGGCTGAAGAGTATGGAAGCGCTGATAACGCCGAACAGTTTGAATATTTAATCAAGTACTCACCCTATCACAATGTTAAAAAACAAAAATATCCTGCAGTCCTTTTTGAGGCAAGTGATAATGACCCACGGTGTCATCCGATGCATGCCATGAAAATGGCAGCAAAGGTTCAGGAAAACCAAACAGGCGAGGCACCAATCTTATTAATAGTTCGCAGACATGCAGGACACGGAGGCGGGACAACAAAATCTGAACAAATTGAAGAAGATGTTGATATGTGGTCATTCATAATGAGCCAACTTGGTATGAATTTGCGATAATGGTTAATTGTGCACTAATTAAAAATCTTCGAAAAACCAATCAATAAAATGATTTTTCACTTTATGACGATCAATTTTTGGGAATTCAGTTTATTATCAATATCCATTAGAATAAAGTAAGTTCCAGCAGAAACCCGTCTGCCATTGTTATCGCAGCCATCCCAAGCAATGATATGATTGCCTGAATTAGATCCTTTTTTTATCAAGTCTTTAACCACCTTTCCTGAGGCATCCACGACTCTCAATGAAAATCCATCACGACAGGTCGGAACAAAGGCATTGATTTGACAAGGAAATTTTACCGGATTAGATGGCACTTTGAGATAAGATTGAAGGATTGTTTTATCTTTGTTTTCACTGATCGCAAGCGTATCAAGGGTAAGCACGTATGTATCACCGAAATAATAGTCATAATACTGATCACCACCGAAAACAAAGATTTTATGATGGAATGGGTCATAAGCTGCACAGGCACCTCGTCTGCCTTCAATGTTTACACCACTCGGTATAATCTGATGCCAGACTAAAGAATTCAGATTGAGAGCCCAGACATCATTGTAATATAACATATAACCTGGATAATCATAACCAAATCCCAGAATCATTTCGTGATTTTGATTATCATAAACTGCCCAGTGTCTTGTCCGGGCACCGGGTAATGTGCCTGAAGGGGATAATTGTTGCCATGACTCATTGCCATAATTTAAATTCAATGCCCAGACATCGTTATAAATTGGTGAGCTGTTGCCGCCGAAAATAATCATTCTATGGGCAATCGGGTCATAAATTGAAGTATGTGCACCTCTTATTGGTGGCGGCGAACCAGACGGATTTATCTGGATCCAGGTTGTATCATTCAAATTTAAAGCCCAGACATCATTGAAGTTATTTCCGCCTGCATCATAACCACCAAAGACAATCATACGATTGTTTACCGGGTCAAATATCGCTGAATGTGCATCACGGGCTACGGGCGGAGTCCCAGAAGGGAAAATCTGGGTCCATACTTCATATCCCGGATTGAGATTGAGTATCCATACATCATTATAAAATGTATAATCATCTCTGCCGCCAAAGAGTATTACAGAATTGAGTATCGGATGGTATACCATGGAAGGTGAGCGCCGAGGTGTTGGAAGAGGTTGGGGAAGTTGAAATAATTTCCAGGTTTGAGTGTTAAAATCAAGTATCCAGACATCATTAAAGTGTCCGCCCCATGGTAATCTATAATTACCACCGCCAAATAGAATCATGCGTTGCCCGATACTGTCGGTGACTGCCACTGCCATACTCCTTGGTGTTGGATTTGCAGTAATCTGCCATTCTGCAGAAAATATTACGGAAATAAAAGTTAGTGAGATAATAGCAAATTGTCTCATTTGTCCTCCTCAAAAAATTATATAATAAATACCTGAAATGTCAACACCTATGTATTACAACTAAGTTAATACTTTGTCTTTCGAGGTTTGCCCGGGCAAAAATTTTATTGAGATTATAGCAAATATAATTTCAGCGACGGTTATCCATAAACGCGACAAAAGACTTATTATTATTGCAATCGGTTTAGGAAAATAAAGAGACAGTAATAGAGTTAATATACCTTCTCTAACGCCTAATCCCGCAGGGGCAAATAGCGCAAGAAATCCAAGATTCCAGGAGATTGCGAATACACCAGTTAAATCAATTAATTTACTACAAAAAACCGGATAGAATGAATTAATTAGAAAGAAAAAACCAATGCCGTAGATTATCCATGCGATTCCATATAATAATGTGAGGAGTAGCATTGAAAAATAATTGTATTTCAGTGTTACAAAAGGACGTTTTACTATTCTACATAAAAAATTTATAACTTTCTCTGCAAAAAACGGATGCAGGACAATTATAAAAAAGACGGTTAGAATAATTGCAAGAAAGATATAACTTCTTAATATAGCGAAGTTGTAAATCAATGGTGAAATTATAAAAATAATAAGGGAAGAAAGCAAAAGAAGACCAGTTTCCAGCGCCATACTCAGAAATCCTTTTTCTTCTTTCACCCCCAATTTTCTTATAAAATAAACCCTACCTGCTGCATACCATACTTTGCCGGGTAAATATTTTCCAAGGATTGAAATTCCGGTTATAGACAAGGAGTGTTTAAATGAAATTTTTTCCCCAAGATTTGCTAAAATTTTCTGCCATAAATAAGCACCGTAAAGAAAATTTAAAAAAATTGGTATGAATGAAATGACGATAAAACCGAAATTAATTTTTAATTTATCGAAAGGTATCTCCTGCCAGGTCTGAACAAGGTTTTTACCCAAAAAGAAGAATATAATTAAAATAATAATCCAGAAAACTATTTTCTTTAAGATTGATGAGAATTGTTTGCCGGACTCCATTATTAATTATAGTTAAAATGTTCAATAATTCAACAATCCCATTATTCTAAAACGATCGAAGAATGGAAATTCTCTATATTTAATCAGTAAAGTTTTCATAGATTTCAGCAACTTCATCTGCTGTCTTCTGCCAGGTGAATTTTTTTGCTTGGGTAATGCCCTTTTCTTTTAGCTCAGAATAAAGGCTTCGATTATCCAACAATTTTTTTATACCCTCGTAAATTTCCAACACGGAATATGGATTTACTTTTAATCCTGCCTCACCCACGATTTCGG is drawn from candidate division WOR-3 bacterium and contains these coding sequences:
- a CDS encoding lysylphosphatidylglycerol synthase domain-containing protein encodes the protein MESGKQFSSILKKIVFWIIILIIFFFLGKNLVQTWQEIPFDKLKINFGFIVISFIPIFLNFLYGAYLWQKILANLGEKISFKHSLSITGISILGKYLPGKVWYAAGRVYFIRKLGVKEEKGFLSMALETGLLLLSSLIIFIISPLIYNFAILRSYIFLAIILTVFFIIVLHPFFAEKVINFLCRIVKRPFVTLKYNYFSMLLLTLLYGIAWIIYGIGFFFLINSFYPVFCSKLIDLTGVFAISWNLGFLALFAPAGLGVREGILTLLLSLYFPKPIAIIISLLSRLWITVAEIIFAIISIKFLPGQTSKDKVLT
- a CDS encoding kelch repeat-containing protein, which codes for MRQFAIISLTFISVIFSAEWQITANPTPRSMAVAVTDSIGQRMILFGGGNYRLPWGGHFNDVWILDFNTQTWKLFQLPQPLPTPRRSPSMVYHPILNSVILFGGRDDYTFYNDVWILNLNPGYEVWTQIFPSGTPPVARDAHSAIFDPVNNRMIVFGGYDAGGNNFNDVWALNLNDTTWIQINPSGSPPPIRGAHTSIYDPIAHRMIIFGGNSSPIYNDVWALNLNYGNESWQQLSPSGTLPGARTRHWAVYDNQNHEMILGFGYDYPGYMLYYNDVWALNLNSLVWHQIIPSGVNIEGRRGACAAYDPFHHKIFVFGGDQYYDYYFGDTYVLTLDTLAISENKDKTILQSYLKVPSNPVKFPCQINAFVPTCRDGFSLRVVDASGKVVKDLIKKGSNSGNHIIAWDGCDNNGRRVSAGTYFILMDIDNKLNSQKLIVIK